The following is a genomic window from Stenotrophomonas maltophilia.
ATCTGGGCCTGCCCGCCGATCTGCACGAGATCGTGACGGGCCTGACGCTTCAGGACGTGGATGAACGCTGGAGCATCGCGCGTGCGTTGGCGCACCTGGCCAAGGCGCCGGCGCCCGCACCGGACAGATTGATGTTCCCGACACGCGCGCAACTGCTGGAGGTGGCCGCGCCGGCAGCGCAGACGCGAGCGCGCATTGCTGCCGTACTGGACGGCTACGAACGCTACCTCGCCTCGACCTGCGATCTCTCACGCAGCGATCGCCTGTGGCCGGCGGGCCTGCAGATGTTCATGACCAACCCGGTCTCGCTGCAGTTCGGCGCGACCGGCGTTGCGATGTTCCTGTTGCAACGGGGCGGCCAACTACAGCCGGCTGTGCTGGACTGGATCGAACGCGGCGCCACCCCGCAACGATGCCCGAGCGGCCTGTACTCCGGCCGCGGCGGCGTCGCCTTGCTGATGATGTGCGCAGGCCGCCCGGACACGGCGCGCCGCCTGCTGGCCGAGATCAACGATGACCCGGCCGCGCGGGTGCTGCCCGGGCTGTACTTCGGCGCCGCGGGACTGGGCCTGCTGAATCTGCACGCCTGGCGGTCGTTGCGCGACCCGGCCTACCTTGAGGCGGCTGCGCGCATCGGCGATGCGTTGTTGCAGCAGGGGCAGCGCGGTGCCGTCGGCCTGTACTGGAAGGCAGGGGACCGCACCGGCCTGGGGCTGGGCGATGGACAGAGTGGTATCGCGCTGTTTCTCACCTATCTGGGCAAGGCGACCGGCGCGCAGCGCTATCTCAATGCCGCCGCCGATGCACTGGATTTCGATCTCGCCCATGGCCTGCGCATTGCCGGGAGAACGGTATGGCCCACGCACGTTGAAAGCGGACCGGCCGCGCCGGCCAGCCCGCATACCCGTTTCGGATCGGCAGGCATCGGCATGGCCTGCGTGCGTCACTTCGTCGCTACCGGCAGTGAGCGTTTCCGCGAGGCGGCGCTGGACTGCGCGCATTCGGTGCGGCCACGGGTCACCAACAAGATCTGGCAGGACAGCGGCAATGCCGGCTTCGGTGAGTTCATGCTGGACATGGCGCATTTTCTCGGCGATGAGCGCTTCGGCCATGCCGCCTTCTACCAGGCCGAGGCGATCCTGCCACACGCGATCGACTGCGAGGGAGGCATCGCCTTTGCCGGGCCGGCACACTATCGCCTCTGCAACGACTTCGGCATGGGGGGCTCCGGCATTGGTGTGTTCCTGGATCGACTGCAGAACCGCCGCCGTCGCCTGCTGATGCTGGATGAACTGCTGTCGCCGGCACCTGGCGCATGATCCCGCGACGTTGCCGGTGCGGCGCCCGGCAACGTCGCGTCCTGGACGGGCCAGGCGCCTCAGAAATCCATCGTGGCCGAGAGCAGCACCGTTCTCGGCGCACCCAGTGCCAGGCTCGACAGCAACGGCATGCCCCAGTACGCCTTGTTGGCCACGTTGTTCACCGTGGCACGCAGCGCAAACGGCCGGCCCGCCAGCGTCGTGCTGTAGCGCGCGCCCACATCGAACAGCGTGCGGCCCGGCACCGACAGGCGGTTGTCGGCACTGATGTACTGCTTGGACATGGCCGTCGCATTCCCGGTCAGGGTCAGCCCCTGCAGCACCGGCACATTCCATTCCACGCCCAGCTTGGCCTGGCGCTGGGCCACGGCAGTGGCGATGCGGCCCTCATTCACGCCGCCGGCGGTACGGGTCAGCTTCGGTTGCACATAGGCAAGGCCGCCCAGCAGGCGCACGCCGTCCAGCGGTGAACCGAAGAAGCCCCATTCCAGGCCACGGTTACGTTGCTCGCCACCAAACGAGAAGATGTTGGTGACCGGGTCGGTGTAGCTGCTCGGACGCTTGATCTCGTACACGCTGAAGGTGTGCGCGAAACTGCCCTGGTCCAGCTTCAGGCCCAGCTCCTTCTGCTTGGTGCGGAAGGGTGCGAACACATCGCCAGCGTTGGCCGCGGTCATCGGTGCGGTGGCGCCCTGGCTGAGGCCTTCGATGTAGTTGGTGTAGACCGAGACGTTGTCGCTGGCTTTCACCAGCAACGCGGCCGCCGGGGTGGTGGCGCTTTCGTCATAGCGCGAGGTGCGCGCACCGGTGGCCACGTTGAAGGTCTCGCTGAGTACCTGCTGACGACGCACGCCCAGCGTCAGCTGCACGCGCTCATCGGCGAAAGACAGGGTGTCGGCCACGCCAAGGCTGTCCAGGCGCAGTCCGGTGTGCGAGATGTGCGGCGCGATGAACGGCGCGGCCGGCCCCCACACCGGGTGGTAGAGGTGGGTGGTCCAGTCCCAGCCCGGCACGCTGCGGCGGCCATAGTCGTTCTGGGTGTGCTGGTAGTGGGTCACATTGGCGGCCCACTGATGGCCGACGCTGCCGGTACGGAACGTGCCGCGCAGGCCGGCATCACCGGACTGCTTGCGGATATCGAACGCCAGCTGGCCGATCACTGTGCTGAAATCGCCGGCCGGGTTGAGCACCTGTGCGCTGATCGAGCCGTTGTAGCGGTAGTCGGTCCTGCTGGTGCCATAGGCCAGGTAGGCCATCAGGCTGTCATTGATGTCCAGCTCGCCGCGCAGCATCGCGCCCTTGTCCCGGCTGTCCACGTACGCCCAGTCCGGGTTGATCAGGGTATCGCCGCGCGGCGGGCGCGGAATCGCCACCCCCGGGGCCAGACCGACCCCGCGCGCCGGGCCGTCAATGCGGTCGTCGGCGCTGTACAGATCGGCCGACAGGCGCGCACGGCTGCCGCGCCAGTCCAGTGCCAGCGACCCCAGCTGCACCTTCTTGCGCTGCTTGCCGACGGCGCCGTCGCCATCACGCCAGGCGCCGTTGAAGCGGATGCCGAACTGCCTGTCGGTGCCCAGCCGGCGGCCGACGTCCACATGGGTGCCGAACTGCGCATCGGAGGCGAAGTTGGCACTGACCCGCAGCAGCGGCTGCTCACCGGCACGCTTGGGCACCAGGTTCACCGCGCCGCCCACCGAGCCGCCCGGCGGCATGCCGTTGAGCAACGCCGACGGGCCCTTCAGTACCTCGATGCGCTCGAACATTTCCGGCGAGGTGCGGTAGAACGGCGCCATGCCGCTGAGACCGTTGAAGGTGGTGTCGCTGGTACTGGAGGCGAAGCCACGGATGGCGTAGTTCTCGCTCCACGAGCCGGTGACGCCGTTGCTGAACACCGTTGGGTCGGTGGCGGCGATGACCTCGGTGATGTCCCGGGCCTGGTGGTCGCGGATGAACGCTTCGGTATAGCTGACCGTGCTGAACGGTGTGTCCATGAAGTCCTTGTCACCGAGCAGGCCGACACGGCCGCCGCCGGCCACCTGTCCGCCCGCGTAGTCGCTGGTGACCCGCCGCTGTTCCTGCACCTGCACCGAGGGCAGGGTGGACGGTGCCGATTCGGCAGATTCGGCCAACGCGGCGAACGAGGCCAGCAGGCCCAGCGCGAGGCCCGAGACGCGGTGGCGCCGGTCCGCGCGCGGCGGAGGTGTCAGCAGCCGCGCAGCGGCCATGGCCGGACGGACGGGCGAAGCGGGTAGATCAAACACGGTCATGCCAGGTTCCTGTAGATCGCAGGCGCGAACGCGCCTGGCGCGCTGCCATCGGCAAGCACGGGGAGGGGGCGCAGCGCAGGGTTGTTGGCTGGGTGGGGACCTGGCGGGAGATGAGCCACCGGCTCGATTCGGGTGTGGGCCACGGTGGCGAGCCGGGCGCACTTCAATTTAGTTGAGTACAGTAAACTAAATCACAGGAAGCGGACAAGAGGGTCCCTTTGCTGTCACCCTGACAACGCTATGAGTACGCAACCCGATCCAACACAGGCGCCCCGTGGCCGGCCGCCCACCATCACCCCCGAGCGTCTGGCCGACATCGGCATCCGCCTGGGGCTGCCCGGCCTGACCATGGCCACCGTTGCCGCCGAACTGGCGGTGAGCCAGGCCGCGCTGTACAAGCGCGTGGCCAATCTGGAGGCGTTGAAACGGCTGGTGGCCGATGCCGTGTTCCAGCGCTGGCAGATCCCGCGCGCATCGCGTGATGCCGCGGGCGGACTGCAGGGCTACCTGCTGACGTTTGTGGCGTCGCTGTGCGAGGTGGTGAAGGCGCATCCCGGGCTGCCGCCGTATCTGCTGCGGCGTTCGGTGGCGACCACGCCGATGCTGGAAAAGATCGCCGCCCACCAGGTGCATGTGGCCGAGGTGTACGGGCTGCCGATCGACAAGGCGCGTTGGTTGTTGGCGACCCTGGCGTTCCACTGCATCGCCGGTGCCGACACCATCTACGCGATCGCCGACGATGAGGATGGCCAGGTCATCACCGACTTCAGGCAGGGTCTGCGTGCGCTGGTGATCGGGTCGTTGCAGGTCTTGAAAGAGGACGGCGCGGACCGATCGCCGTGACCCCATCCACGCATGGCGTGGATCTACAATGCGGCCATGCCTGCCACGCCCACCCTCGATGACCTGCGCCGCTTCGCTGTGGCGCGCACCCTGTTCGCACCCACCACGCTGATGGCGGCGATCCGGCGGCTCGGCTTCGTACAGGCCGACCCGATCCGCGCCCCGGCGCGTGCGCAGGACCTGACCCTGCGACACCGGGTGAAGGACTACCGCGCGGGAGATCTGGAGCGGCGCTACGCGCGCCTGCCGGTGGAAGAAGACTGCCTGGTCAACTACGGTTTCCTGCCGCGTGAGCATCTGGCGCTGATGCATCCGCGCGTGTCCCGGCGCGTGTGGGATGCGCAGACCCGGCGCCGTGCAGCCGATGTGCTGGCCTTTGTACGCGAACGCGGCAGTGTGCACCCGCGTGAAGTCGATCAGGCCTTCGCGCATGGCCGGGTGACCAACTACTGGGGTGGCACCAGCAATGCCAGCACCCAGTTGCTTGACGGCATGCATTACCGCGGACTGTTGCGCGTGCAGCGCCGCGACAGTGGCACGCGCATCTACACGTTGGCCGAACACGCCGAGGCCGATGCCAGCGAGGCTGCGCAGATCGAGCGCGCGGCGGCGCTGGTCAACCTGGTGGTGCGCAAGTACGCGCCGCTGCCGTCGGCCAGCCTGACCTATCTGGTGCGCCTGCTGGGCTATGGCGCACCACACCTGGCCGAGCAGACCCGGCACGCGCTGAAACTGGCCAGGCAGCAACTTGCCAGTTGCACGCTGGACGGCACCACGTGGTACTGGCCGGCGGATGAGAATCCACGCTCCCGCCGCCACGCGCCGGACGAGCAGGTGCGCCTGCTGGCACCGTTCGATCCGGTGGTGTGGGATCGCCGCCGCTTCGAGCAGTTGTGGGGCTGGGTCTACCGGTTCGAGGCGTACACGCCTGCACCCAAGCGCCAGTACGGCTACTACGCCCTGCCGCTGTTGTGGCACGACCAGGTGGTGGGCTGGGCCAATCTCAGCGTGCGCGACGGCGAGCTGGCCTCGAGCGTGGGCTATGCCGGGCGATCGCTGGCGCGCGATCGGGTGTTTGGCCAGGCGTTGCAGGACGAGCTGGAGCGGATGCGCGTGTTCCTGGAGGCGGCCGGGCGCTAGCACCGGCGGCAGCGGAGGCGGCGTTCAGTGCCCGGAATCGGGCGCCTGCGCCGGACGCATCTGCTGGCGGATGCGGGCGCGTGTCCGGTACAGCTGGGTATCTGCGCGATGGATGGTCTCGGCCAAAGCCTCGCCCGGGCGGTGCTCGGCGCTGCCCATCGAGAACGGCGTGGGTGCGGCCGCGGCATGCTGCCGGTACCAGCCTTCCAGCGCGGCCAGGCGCGCGGGCGGGGCATCCAGCACGACCAGGAACTCATCGCCGCCCAGCCGCACCACGACTTCGCGTTCGGCCAGCGGCCGGCGCAGGAAGGTGGCGAACTCCACCAGCACCGCGTCGCCGCGCCGATGCCCCTGCAGATCGTTGATCTGCTTGAAATGGTCCAGGTCGAACAGCAGGCAGGCCCAGTTCGCGTCAACCAGGGCATCGAGCCGATGCAGGTAGCGGCGGTTGTGGCAGTGGGTCAGCGGGTCGCGCTGGGACAGCTCGCGCAGGATGCGCTCCTGTTGGCGCAGCGCAGTGACGTCCTGCGCATGCCCCAGCACATAGGGCGGATCGGCCTCTTCGTCGAGCACATTGTGGTAGGCCCAGTAGCGGCGATGGCCATCGGCGCCGATCAGCTCGATCACGCCCGAATCGGTGTGCGCCGCGGCGATGCGTGCCAGGTAGGCGTCGAACGCGTCGCGGCGATCTGCGGGCATCAGCGCGCCGAGGCTGCGCCCGACCATCTGGCTCTCCTCGAAACCCAGCGACTGCACGGCCGCCGGGTTCACCGAGGTCAGCGTGCCGTCCAGGGTATGCGTGCAGATCAGGCCCAGGCTGTAATGGAACAGGCGCCGATAGCGTGTTTCGCTGGCTTCCAGCGCATCCAGCACGGCGCGCTCGTCGGTGATGTCCTGGATCGCGCCGACCAGACGTGTGTGGCCATCGACCTGCTGCCGCCCACCCACCACGCGCACCCAGATGTCGCGATGGTCGGCAGTGGTCATCGGCACCTGTATTTCCCAGGGTGTGCCTTCGTCGATGCAGCGTTGCACCGCGCTCTGCATGATGCTGCGGCTGTCGGCGCGATAGAACGACAGTGCTGATTCCAGTGTCGGCTGGTAATTGCCGCGGACGCCGTGGATATGCTTGGTTTCGCGGGTCCAGCGCACCTCGTTGCTGTGCAGGTCCAGCTCCCAGCCCCCCACGCGCGCGGCGCGGTTGGTGCGCTCGAGGAAATCCTCGCTGCGCTTGAGTTCGCGATGCAGTGCCTTGGCCTGGCCGACCTGTGCCAGCAGTGCGCTGCGCTGTTCCAGCACCTGGGTGGTGACCCGCGCCAGGTGCACCATCAGTTCGCGCTGCGAGGGTGACAGCACGCCGGGCATCGGGTCGAGCAGGCACAGGGTGCCGATGCGGGCGCCGTAGGCCGAGCCGAGCGCGATGCCGACGTAGTGGCGGATGCGCGGGCCGCCGGTGACCAGCGGATTGCTGGAGAAGCGGGGGTCCTGGCGCGTATCGGCGACTTCGAACAGGGTGTCCTGCTCGATGGCATGGGTACAGAACGAGATGTCGCGCGAGGTCTCGCTGACACCTTCCAGGCCGATGTTGGCCTTGAACCACTGGCGCTGCTCGGCGACCACCGAGATCAGCCCCATGGTCATTCCGGTGGCGGAACGGGCCGCTGCGACGATGGCGTCGAACACCGGCTCCGGCGGCGTATCCAGAAGGCTCAGTCGGTCGATTTCAAGCAGTCGGTCGGCTTCGTCCATGGTGCGTGACAGGGCAGGGGCGTGGGCGGGAGGCTGCGACGGCACCGGCGATGCTAGCGCCGCCGGAGTTATCTAGTGCCAAGCACGGGTGATGCCAGTGTGAGGCGAGGGCGGTCTTTGGTCCGCGCGCATCGCCTCGATCAGAAGCCGATCACCACATCGTTGAGCGGCAGCTGCTGCCGGCGTGGCTGCGGCGACGGGCTGTTCCAGGCTGGCCCTTGCCCGAACAGCTGCGCCTCCGATTCCGGACCGAAGTACTGGAAGCGATCGAAGACATAGGGAATCCCCTCCGAGCCCTCGAAGTGCACGCTGTTGCTCAGCTGGAAATGCAGGTGCGGAGCCGCCGAGTTACCCGATTGGCCGAGTTCGGCCAGGGCCTGCCCGCGCTGCACCGTCTGCCCGGGCCTGACCTTGATGCTGCCCTTGCGCAGATGGGCATAGCTGGCGAACACGCCGGGCGCGATTTCCAGCACCACGTAGTTGCCGAACAGGCCGGCTTCGGTAAGCGATGTGGGCTCCGGCTGCGCGGTGAGCGGTGCATGCTCCGGTTCGCCATCGCGGGCATCGCGCACCACGCCGTGGGCCACCGCGATGACCGGTGCCGCATAGCCGACCCAGTCCTGGTGGCGCGTGTGTTGCAGGCGCTCGGGAGCGGCATGCACCGCACGGCCCTGTGCGTCCACCCCCACCAGATCGAGCGCGAACCGCTGGGGGATGGTCAGCGCACCGTTCACCGCCACCAGGCTGCCCCAGTGATGCGACTGCGCCGCCCCGGGGCCTTCGTGCGCGAGCCAGCGCCCTTCCTTCAGCGGAGGGCCCAGCTGCGGCGGTGACTGCGCAGCGACGGTCACCGCAGCGCCGTCGAGGGAAACGGTGGCGCCCTTGTCCGTGGTGAAATCGATGTGGTGGCTGAGAACGTGCGGAAGCGGTGCATCGGCTGGCAGGCTCAGCCAGATGAACAGGGTGAGGCGCTTGCCGGCAGCGATCGACAACGGTGCGCCTTCTGCGGCGGCCGGACGCGCCCATGCTGACAATGCCGCAGCATCCAGCTGCAGCAACGGCGATGCCGAGGTGTCTGCACGCACCTCCAGTCCCTGCGGTGCCAGCGCGCCGGTATCCCCGTAGAAGTTGCTGATGTGCAGTTCATAGGCCAGGTGGCGCGCGCCGTCGCTGCCATTGAAGGGCGAGGGGGCGAACGGTACGCGCGCCTCAACCGGGGCAAGCGCCGGCGCCGCGGAGGCCGCGCCGGCGCCAGACAGGGCGGGCAGCAGCAGGGCGGCATGCAGTGCGCAGGCAATGCCGGCCGGAAACAGATGCAGCCTGCGCAACATGTCAGCGCCCCGTCGGGTTCAGATACAGGCGCGCCCCGTCCGATTCGCGGGCGCCGGACCAGCGCCCCCCACCGGAGGCACGGAATCGGCCCAGCACGGTGTTGTTGGTATCGGTCAGCAGCAGCTGGTTGCCCGACAGCAGCCAGCGGTTGGCCGAGAAGAAGCCGTCCGGGCAGCCGGCGGGCACGTAGGCGCTGTAGCCGCCAAACCACTCGTTGTTCTTCAGTTCGATGGTGCAGCTGCTGCCGTTTTCCTGGCCCAGCGTCCAGCGGCCGAACAGATCGCCGTCGCGTACATCGGGTTCATTGCGGCGGTGCTCATGCCCCCAGTCGTCACTCCGGTCGTGGAAACCGACCTCGACATCCATGCCGCTGCTTTCGCTGCGTGACTCGGTATGTGAGCTGCCCTGTGTGGTGGTCTGGGTGGTCATCGCACCACTGTTGCCGGCGGCGGAGACGTCAGCGCTCTGGGTCTGGGTGCTGCTGGTCTGTGTAGTCTGGTCGGTGCGGGTGGTCTGTTGGCCGACGCCGAACGAGGCGTCCTGGGCCAGGGCGGGCAGGGCCAGACAGCACAGTGCGGACAGGCAGGTACGGGCAAGCACGGCAGCCATCGCAGGATCCTCGGGCGGGAGTCCGGGCGAGTATCCGACCGGCGGGGCGGGAGAGCGCGTGATGGTACATCGCTGCGTTCCGAGCCACCGTGGTCGCCGCTCTCAATCGGCCATCACCCGGCCG
Proteins encoded in this region:
- a CDS encoding TonB-dependent receptor — protein: MAAARLLTPPPRADRRHRVSGLALGLLASFAALAESAESAPSTLPSVQVQEQRRVTSDYAGGQVAGGGRVGLLGDKDFMDTPFSTVSYTEAFIRDHQARDITEVIAATDPTVFSNGVTGSWSENYAIRGFASSTSDTTFNGLSGMAPFYRTSPEMFERIEVLKGPSALLNGMPPGGSVGGAVNLVPKRAGEQPLLRVSANFASDAQFGTHVDVGRRLGTDRQFGIRFNGAWRDGDGAVGKQRKKVQLGSLALDWRGSRARLSADLYSADDRIDGPARGVGLAPGVAIPRPPRGDTLINPDWAYVDSRDKGAMLRGELDINDSLMAYLAYGTSRTDYRYNGSISAQVLNPAGDFSTVIGQLAFDIRKQSGDAGLRGTFRTGSVGHQWAANVTHYQHTQNDYGRRSVPGWDWTTHLYHPVWGPAAPFIAPHISHTGLRLDSLGVADTLSFADERVQLTLGVRRQQVLSETFNVATGARTSRYDESATTPAAALLVKASDNVSVYTNYIEGLSQGATAPMTAANAGDVFAPFRTKQKELGLKLDQGSFAHTFSVYEIKRPSSYTDPVTNIFSFGGEQRNRGLEWGFFGSPLDGVRLLGGLAYVQPKLTRTAGGVNEGRIATAVAQRQAKLGVEWNVPVLQGLTLTGNATAMSKQYISADNRLSVPGRTLFDVGARYSTTLAGRPFALRATVNNVANKAYWGMPLLSSLALGAPRTVLLSATMDF
- a CDS encoding TetR/AcrR family transcriptional regulator; translation: MSTQPDPTQAPRGRPPTITPERLADIGIRLGLPGLTMATVAAELAVSQAALYKRVANLEALKRLVADAVFQRWQIPRASRDAAGGLQGYLLTFVASLCEVVKAHPGLPPYLLRRSVATTPMLEKIAAHQVHVAEVYGLPIDKARWLLATLAFHCIAGADTIYAIADDEDGQVITDFRQGLRALVIGSLQVLKEDGADRSP
- a CDS encoding DNA glycosylase AlkZ-like family protein → MAWIYNAAMPATPTLDDLRRFAVARTLFAPTTLMAAIRRLGFVQADPIRAPARAQDLTLRHRVKDYRAGDLERRYARLPVEEDCLVNYGFLPREHLALMHPRVSRRVWDAQTRRRAADVLAFVRERGSVHPREVDQAFAHGRVTNYWGGTSNASTQLLDGMHYRGLLRVQRRDSGTRIYTLAEHAEADASEAAQIERAAALVNLVVRKYAPLPSASLTYLVRLLGYGAPHLAEQTRHALKLARQQLASCTLDGTTWYWPADENPRSRRHAPDEQVRLLAPFDPVVWDRRRFEQLWGWVYRFEAYTPAPKRQYGYYALPLLWHDQVVGWANLSVRDGELASSVGYAGRSLARDRVFGQALQDELERMRVFLEAAGR
- a CDS encoding sensor domain-containing diguanylate cyclase, whose protein sequence is MDEADRLLEIDRLSLLDTPPEPVFDAIVAAARSATGMTMGLISVVAEQRQWFKANIGLEGVSETSRDISFCTHAIEQDTLFEVADTRQDPRFSSNPLVTGGPRIRHYVGIALGSAYGARIGTLCLLDPMPGVLSPSQRELMVHLARVTTQVLEQRSALLAQVGQAKALHRELKRSEDFLERTNRAARVGGWELDLHSNEVRWTRETKHIHGVRGNYQPTLESALSFYRADSRSIMQSAVQRCIDEGTPWEIQVPMTTADHRDIWVRVVGGRQQVDGHTRLVGAIQDITDERAVLDALEASETRYRRLFHYSLGLICTHTLDGTLTSVNPAAVQSLGFEESQMVGRSLGALMPADRRDAFDAYLARIAAAHTDSGVIELIGADGHRRYWAYHNVLDEEADPPYVLGHAQDVTALRQQERILRELSQRDPLTHCHNRRYLHRLDALVDANWACLLFDLDHFKQINDLQGHRRGDAVLVEFATFLRRPLAEREVVVRLGGDEFLVVLDAPPARLAALEGWYRQHAAAAPTPFSMGSAEHRPGEALAETIHRADTQLYRTRARIRQQMRPAQAPDSGH
- a CDS encoding M23 family metallopeptidase → MLRRLHLFPAGIACALHAALLLPALSGAGAASAAPALAPVEARVPFAPSPFNGSDGARHLAYELHISNFYGDTGALAPQGLEVRADTSASPLLQLDAAALSAWARPAAAEGAPLSIAAGKRLTLFIWLSLPADAPLPHVLSHHIDFTTDKGATVSLDGAAVTVAAQSPPQLGPPLKEGRWLAHEGPGAAQSHHWGSLVAVNGALTIPQRFALDLVGVDAQGRAVHAAPERLQHTRHQDWVGYAAPVIAVAHGVVRDARDGEPEHAPLTAQPEPTSLTEAGLFGNYVVLEIAPGVFASYAHLRKGSIKVRPGQTVQRGQALAELGQSGNSAAPHLHFQLSNSVHFEGSEGIPYVFDRFQYFGPESEAQLFGQGPAWNSPSPQPRRQQLPLNDVVIGF
- a CDS encoding AprI/Inh family metalloprotease inhibitor encodes the protein MAAVLARTCLSALCCLALPALAQDASFGVGQQTTRTDQTTQTSSTQTQSADVSAAGNSGAMTTQTTTQGSSHTESRSESSGMDVEVGFHDRSDDWGHEHRRNEPDVRDGDLFGRWTLGQENGSSCTIELKNNEWFGGYSAYVPAGCPDGFFSANRWLLSGNQLLLTDTNNTVLGRFRASGGGRWSGARESDGARLYLNPTGR